The Zingiber officinale cultivar Zhangliang chromosome 2A, Zo_v1.1, whole genome shotgun sequence genomic sequence TACACACTCTCTGAAGCACCAAGGTCTCCCCAACGAACGTTGTATTTTGCAGCAAGATAGTGTGCACCTACTGGTCCTCGACTCCCATAAGGGTAGAGCTCAGGGGcgatcttcttctcctccaactcTTTGAGTAATGGAGTGAACAATTCCCAAGCAGCATTGAGTTCATCAGACCGGATGAACAATCGCCGTTCACCCTCAATAGCATCAAGAAGCAACCTCTCATATGCGTCAGGTATCTCTTTAGAGTACCTATGTAAGCCGCCGAAACACAAATAAAACAATGAGACGGAGATTACTAACTTCGATAGATGAGAGAGTAACAACAATAGCCACAACAACCATATATCTATCGAGTTTGGATGACTATTAGTCTTGAAATGAATATTAGAAAAATAGTATGCATGAACCACGATCTCAAGAAGACAACAAAATTGGTAAATATGCATCCAAGTAAAAGCATTGTTAATGTAATAAAGAGAGCTTTCTTTTccaaaagaattaaagaaatagataAAAGTAGTTCATACAAAATATTTCCTTGCAAGAGAATTGATTTTTTTGTACCTTGATGAGTATAGAAGATTTAGATTGCTTCGGTCCAATCTCATCTCCAATCCAGGAACCTTGTTATTAATTTTTAAGTATATAGCCTCATCAGGCTGGACCCTGATGACAAGTTCATTAGTCGCTCGGTCTATGTCAGAACCAAAACTTCGCTTGTAGAGATTGCCTGGGACATGTCGAAACTGAACCCTAATCTCTGCTCTGCAAATAGAATTTTCAGAAACACGCATTATGTCACTTTTTATATGGTGATGTGCATATGAGACGGGCAAAGAGTGCCCAGAAATTGCACAATGACACTTGCAACCTACCCCTTGGTGTGCAATGCTTTCCCAGCTTTCATTAGGAAGGGAACCCCATCCCATCTTGGATTATCTATGAAAAGTGCAGCTGCAGCAAATGTTGGGGTAAGGCTCCCCTTGGGAACAGTCTTATCGTCTGTGTATCCAGGATGTGTGACTCCACCCTTCGTGTGGCTCTTGTATTGTCCAATCACTACATCTTCCAATTGCAATGGCCTCATTGAACGAAGAACTTTCACCTGGAATGTGTGGATTGAGGCATGTTTACTACTATGGGATGAACCACATAGGGAACATCTAAAGTCTGATTTAGGGAAGTAAATTCTAATATCATCACAGCATACCTTTTCATTTCTAATGTCTTCTGCATCTAAGCTAACTGGGGTTTCCATTGCAAATAAAGCTAAAATTTGGAGAAGATGATTCTGCATAATATCTCTGATAATACCATAGTGATCAAAGTACCTGCATGACAGACCGTTTAGTGGAAAGATCCCTTGCACCATGGCAGGAAACTTGAAGGATAATAAAGTCATGTAGACCTCACCCTCCCCGTCCTTCTGTACCAAAATCCTCTGAGAAAATCAGCTGCACATTTCTGATATATTGCCTAGACCATAGAGGCTCAAAAATAAGATTTGAAAATCGAAGAACAGACAAATTCTCAACAAGTTCCTTCCCCAAGTAATGATCAATCCTGAAGAATTAGAGACAGTTGTCAAAAGATAGTTCCAGGATTGGCATACATGAAAATAACACAAGCAATCAACTTGTTACCTAAAAATTTGATCTTCATCTAGGTATTGTTTGAGTCCACTTGTCAAAGCAGCAGATGATTCAGAGTCACGGCCAAATGGTTTTTCAACTATTACCCTGGTCCACCCATTCTTGGAAGAAGCTGATCTGCTTGCAGACTTTGCAACATCTATAAATATGTTTGGTGGAATTGATAAATAAAACAGCCGGTTCGATACCCTCCCAGCCTAAAcagcaaaaagaaaattaaaacatgttaCCTCTTCACTGCTAAATGGAACATTTTTTTTCATAAGAACTGCTGAATCAGCATGTATGTTAGATGACAACCAAATTACATCTACAAGCTGTCATCACAAGCTTTAGCAGAAGTAACTAACCACATCATAAAGTATCCAAGTAAAAAACAATAATTACACATACTGAAAATGCTCCTTTCTCTAAAAAGAGTCAAGTCAATGTCCAACCCTGTGCACATGAAATACATGAAAGCAACCAGAAAGATCTTGAATTTAATTAGGCAAAGAAGCAATCCTTTCTGGATCTTGAATACCAGGGAGCATGCTCACACAAGTTGGATAAAGAAAAAGATCGAGGCAAAAGCAATATGAACTATGAAATTTGTTGTCTCCAGTATGGTCAGAATCAAATTATTTCCTGACCTCCAAAAAACAATTACTCCAAGAGGAAAGTTTAATTCCTAATTGATCAGCAGTAGTATGCGATTTGTGGCATGTTTGGAAAACTTGGTCAATCCATATTGATCGGCCAAGTTGAATCAGAATCGGCAAGTGTCGATCTGATTACAGCTGAGAAATAACCCACCTGAGGAAACAAGTGGCATTCGTCAGATTAACAAAAAAAGGTAATGGATCAAAATTGAAGGAGAACTGGAAGAATGATCTCAGTGAGGGGAGGATTTCAACTCAGGAAGCTTTTGGACACCAAACAGACAAGGTCGATGGACATCAGAATGAAGGAAGGAGATTTCTATGTCATTGGTATCCAATTCCATTGGCTGCTATGAGACTTCTATTACAGTGGAGATGACATCACGCTACACAACTACATAATTTTTTTGGGTGATCCAGGCATTCAATTCTTCGAACCGATTAATCCTAGAGATGACCGACCCGTCTCCATagaagttttccaccggccaccGGGAAGCGTTCAACGTTCTTAGGTTTGTCATCCCATGGAGGAAAATCCCTACAATACGCCACAACTGGGTGGGATTCGAACCTTAGATGCCTAACACACAACTAAACAAGTGTAGCtaaggaagatgaagaaatgAGGCTATATATATATCCATTATTGAATGTTGATATTTTCAGCAATAAATTACAGTAGAAATAACAATAATAACAAATTAGCAACAAGAATTACACTGATAATAATCATATTAATTTCAAATAAGAATGATATCAGATTAGCAATAACCTGACTATTACTTTCGTTATTTAACTAAAAAGATTATTATTAATCtattgataaaatttttcagtataattattatttttacaataTAATTTATATACCTATTGTTAACAATATTAGTAAAGTTATCTGTCTTATAAACAATAATATAATATGCCTAAGTTAATAATAATATCCTATTACTAATCTGGTAATAGTATCAAACTAACATCAACAAATATTGCCAATATAATTAGTATGATTTATAAATTTGACTATTATTGGAGGAAAAGATGAAGTCGTCACCTTAGCGGTCAACAGTCCTACACTCTCTAGAAGAGGTAAATTACAAGGGGCATTTGCCCTACCACAAACAACCTTTTGCATGGGGAGGTTAGGCACCCAGCGAAGCATTTTACACCGGTTGGGAATTGACCCACGACCTATTGGAGCAACCACCTATGCAGGTACCAACTGCGCCAACCCGTTATAAATTTGACTATTATTGATAAGATATAGTATAAATTTGTTAATAACTTCACAATATTTAAAGTTTTAAACATTAAATATGGTTAACAATAATGATAATAGTATATTTTAGTAATTAAATATCATTTAGCAGTAATTGTCGATCATGTTATTTActcaatattattatttatagtaaatgatattatttgattCGGATTATCTTATATCCTAATTATCCAAAAGCGAGATGTTATTGCTTTGACTAtcattaacttaaattttatttatatttttctatttttgattttttttttcttattgatTACCAACCAATTCTACCATTCCAATAAAGCCAAGTACTGTGTTTTTGAACATACGATATTGAAAAGGATTGTAACAAGCATGATTTGTGTGACACCTATCAATGGTAAGATTCACCAAGGTCCCATAAGTTTTGTCTAATAAATGAACTAAACTCAAATTTCAGTGAAAAAAGTACAATCAAAGAGGAATATTTCATTAACCATAATAAATACAATTTGTACGACATCAAGAAATGATCAGATTCACTAAGCTCCTGAAAGTTTTTGTGTCCAATAGATGAATTAAATGCCAAATTTCATTCTGAGCAAAAGATCTGGAACAATTTTCCTATTTGATAACAAAATATCAAAGAATGTGAGTTCCAGTACTAATTGGATCTGATGAGTGATGAccttcaattaaaattgatatacaTATTAGTTAGGTAGTATGTGTTTATAAAGTAGACATTCATCTATTGCCTCTAACTTGTATAGAGAAATATCTCAAGAAACAAGCAGGACAGTCCGGACACCTTTGAAGGTTAATAGATTAGATAAGATGCTGTTATGAAAAGATAGTTAACTCATAACATGGTGGTCTCTAGGTGCAATACCAAAAACCAAGTCCCTGAACATTTAAGACAGGACAGATACTTAAAAACTTGTTGCTAATTTGACCATTTCATACAATAATTGACAAAACTCTGAAATCATAAAGAAACTTAAACATTCTTAAGGATTTTGGGGAGAAGGGCATGCAGCGTTATGCAGAAGTTTGATCACGAAAAGAAATTAATGAATGGGcttagaaaataaaaacaaacaagaatACTTACCTAATAGTGGCAAAATTTAGCTCTCTTGTGCTGTATTGACCTGAAGGGTGGATAGAGAAGGGGAAGGGATCAAAGGTGAAAAAAGATCAATAGTGGAAGGGAAAGAGGGAAAGAGGCAGACAAGGAAAGGGGAAAGAAAGGGAGAGGAACTCAACTGCAAGCTTGTTGTGTCTAGGTCATGACTCGGGGCATCTGGGCCATGACTCACAGTGCTTTGGCCACAAGCTCATAACAACCTGGCAACAACTGCAAGTTGCCTGGTTGCGACAACCACTCGCAATTCGGAAGTCGCTAGCTTGCCCTACGAGCTCGCTGAGCTGTTGACTAGCTCACATGGGAGGAAGTTGGTTGGTCAGATTTGGCACCGAAGGAAGACATGACAAACAAAAAAGGTGATTGTTGGCTAACCACATTTGGTATCAAGAGGAAGGGAATTTTGTTCCAGCCAATTTTGGCGaataagaaaatgaattaaaagtGATCTGAAGGATTTAGAATCTGTTATTTCCTTTAGTTTTATACCAAGTAAATGAAGGAAATAATCTCAACTCTTATGCAATCTATTTTTTCCTTTGTCCATATGTTGGAATAACTAGGGCGTTAGGGCATTAAATATATTCTAATCTTCCCCTTTATCCTTTCTTTCATTTGGTCTCTTCTTTATTATAATCATGTTTATGGGTTCATCCCTTCTTTTCTTTCATGGTAGTCAATGTCACTATCAACCATTTCAaaaacttagggtgcgtttggtacgcgcgttttccattttcattttctgaaaaacgaacgttttctaaaaaatgatgtttggtttgcgtttttcgtgcttgttttctaaaaaaatagctagtgttttctagaaaaacagaaaatgacaaaaagtcgttttttgttttctagaaaacacacGTTTTCCATAAAACGAAAATGGAAAACGCacgtaccaaacgcacccttaggtaTTGTTTGTATCGAATTGGTAAAATTAGTGGAATTAGACTCACCTTGTACAATAACTTCAAAGTCACCCTCGATTATCATTCTCTGTATCAATGTGACTTATTCTATTCTTCTTGATCATTATTAGGTGCCAAGTCCACTTTCATTATCCGGACTTTATGCCTTTGTGTGACAAGTTTTTCTTTTACATTATCACTAATTTTGTGCTTCCATTTTCTTTGACCTTTATTCTTTAAAGGTATACCATAATACTCATTTTTACTTTCTTCTCTTATAATGACTTtgctttaattttttaaaatattaggcTTACTAATGCCTAAAAGGATTTGAATAACTTTTTATTAGTTCAATCTAAGatacaaatcaaatcatattaaatcaaattgaatcATCATAATACTTTAAATTCAAATTTGTATGTGAAAATAGTAGTATATGTAAACTGCAACATAACCTAAATTATAAATTGGGAACCATATGCTCTAACAAATATTGAAGGTGTTTAGTGTTCTGACACCTATATCTCATTAGCCTTATATTCCCACTTCATCATATGATTTGATGTATTTGATAGATAGATCCATAGTTGTACCTTCAACCTTATTTCTCACTTTGTAATATGATCTGACTGATAACTAGATTTTGTCATCAAGCCTCACTTCAGAATACAATGCACTTGATAGCAAAGGTTTCGGACATGGGTGACAGAGATAATAGATTGTATTATTCCATTATGCACACTAAATTCAAGGTCGATCATGTTAGTTCCCCTTTTGATAAGTCTTAATCAATGTGTTTAATATTTGACAATGCATTTAGGCTAGAAGGTTTCGGACTAATGATTTGCTTTTATACTTGTAAGCTTGAttacaattctatttattttttatgtccATTAACTTCATTTGCAAAGCTTGTTGAAGTGTTTAAAGGGTATATTGAGCTTCAACCTCAACAAAACCATCAAGCTTGAAGATTATTGAAACACACAAAGACCAATAAGTAGTGACTATTGTATCATTTTGGGTTTCTTTCAAGTATTCTTAATATAGTGATGGATGATAGTATCTAGGTAAAAGTGTGTTACCTAGAGAGTGACCCCTTGAAGCCTAATTGGCACTTAATAGTGCTTTTTGAGTAAGTTATATCATACTTACCTCTTTAAGTGTCGAAGTTTACCTACAGATGTAAAGCATATTGATCTATCTAAAAGGCAAAAGAAACATTGGATCATAATATAGTCACAATCACTATACCAACATTGTTGTTTGCAAGGTTAAATTACATGTACAACCAATTTGGTTTACAGATATTTCCATGTATTCATCTAAAAAAAATCTCTATTCCATTTACGGCTAAATTAATCTACTTTACTTACCTTGATTAAATAAGTCATTTGATGGATTAAAGAGGagagttttgaaaaatatagggGTACATAAAATACAAATTAACTATACACAAGGTGTGCACATAATATCCTATTTGAAAAGAAGATttccattttaaaaatctaaagaaTCAAGATATCAACTTCTAGCAGATACAAACATTACCTCATGCTCTTTCAGCTTCTTGTCAAGTTCTGCAAAGTTCTCCTCCAAGTCATATTGACCTGAATGATAGAAGCATCGTTTTAGGAATTGTTCCATCTTCTCATTGCAATTCTCTCTGGCAAAATCAGCATAAACAGTTAGcacaattaaataataatttgaatccaaacataaGCCAAATCAGGAAAAAATGCATAAACCGTCCATTACCTTTTATCAATTCTGCATGTAAGTGTTCTGCTAACCATGGTTCTTAGCTCAGCATCAGTCATTTTACTTCGGGCATAACCAAATATAGTAAAGTGCTACATAAAAAAGAATGTAAACAGACATTCAAGTAATGTTAAATACAAGTAGCTCCAAATGGTAAAACCAGACCTTTGGCAGACAATCTTCATAATATAGTGCAAATAAAGCAGGAAATATCTTCTTTTTAGCAAGGTCCCCAGATGCTCCAACCACGGTGATACTAACTGTTGGTTCCCCATCGCTTGGATCAGGACTCACCACATGTCCGTATTCCTGTGAAGGTAAAGCAGAAACACCACCATTTTCTACGGCCTTGGAGGGAGTTTCTTTTGCAGTAGGCACTGGCACGCTGCTAGCTGCAAAATGACCGCAGAATGTTTGTATCTCAACATCAGTAAGTTCAGCCAAAATGAAGACATTGTTCAAGGATGAACTTGCCGTCAATTGGTCAAAAAAAGTTGACTGAAATAGGGTTTCAAAAACCATTCATTAATTAATATATACAAAGAAGTCTAAAATTTGGAGTAACTCGGAGCGCAACACAGGGATCCagcaacaaacaaaaaaaaaacaagtaggaCGCCTACCATCTTGCTTGCAGGTAACTCTTAATTTCCATCGGTTCGCGGAAGCGCTGGCCACCCGTCCCACAAGAACCCTTCTGGGAACTGGTCTGAGCCGGCCAGACGATCTGAGAGAATCGGCGGCCGCCGCGGCGGTGGCGGAGGAAGAGGGGCATCTGGCAGCGGAAAGGGCCATGTCTCCACCTCCGGATCCGTGTCAAACTGGTTAGCGCTACGGAGGAGAAGAGACGACCAGGGCGAGATTTTTAAAAGGGCGACGAGCGTTTGCAGGGCGACGGCATCAGAAGCAGCGGAGAAAGTCCGATGCAAATTGGACGCAGATCTCCAGCTCGTGCTGGGGGATCTCCAGTTCTTATCAACGGCTAGCGCTTCACGGGGAGAGTGGATCTCTCGTTCATCTGCGGACCCCGCGGAATTGGACGGCTGATATCGGGTCATTCCACGCGGACAAACAGGGGACTGTTGCAGGCCACCCTTGGAATCATCGAAGGGCTGCTTTGTTGGTTAATTCGATCCTGCCTGTACAGGCACTGGCCCAACCTCTCACATTGGGATGGTGGGACCCACACTTAAGTAGTGGGTCCCACCATCTCATTGTGAGAGGTTGGGGCAGTACCTGTACAGGTAGGGTGAAATTTACCTGCTTTAGGATTATGGAGGAATTTGGGGGACCGGAAGGGACAAAATAACACACAACAGCGATTACCGTTAAttgtttttccttatttgaataaaTTGTATGAATAGATTATAGTTCTAACGACGAAGAATCGACGATAAATCCAAGAATTatgaataaattttatttgaCATTGTATATAATAAGAATGGATCATGACCTAATTATTTAAGTATAATGATATTTAAATAAATATGTAAATGATAGAGTAGTTTGatatacatatatatttattatgaTTTGCCTCGTGGTTTGGTTGAGTTGATCATCAcatataaaattatcaaatcaatcGAGCAAGGGTCACATGACGAAATACCCTCCCATGATTTATAAATTTTTGTATGTATTTATTATGGAAAGAAAGTGTggcatttatttttatcaattttgctTATTCAAATCCGATAGCTCTCTATTTAGAATTGTGATCAAAGACACCCAACTCAATTACTGCTCATAATACTCACTGTACCAACCTTTTAATGACCTCATGTaacatgaaatattctcatgagaAATATTCATAAAAAGGTTTTCCATTTAATTTTATCCTCTCAACCTATTCCAGCCAAATAATATGGATGATCAAATCATAAGTCAATGAACTCATGACATGCACGTGCTCCAGAGACTATTGACGAAGGAAATGAAAATATCTTAGATGCACTCAAAGAGAGGGTTAGGATGACACTAGGGATGGATCCTGACAAGCCACTCCGACACTCAAATTATGATTTTCTTAAGGTAGTATGTCGAAGGACAAAGATTAAGAAGAATATAACCTTATGAAGTTGAAGAGAAATCAGAATCCCTTGTCATTATCTTCTTGAGTGTCTATGTAGTTGTCAAGAGAACATCTCTATGTCGACCAAAATATCATCATTATAGGAGCTTGTGAGGAGAACAGATCCTACAGTCGTTAGTTGTCTCCCCATTTATCCAGTGGCATGTGTCAATAGGGGATGTATAAGGGACAAGATTTGACAACATCATGGTCACTCCTTCATTCTTAAGATGTCATACATCTTGGAATATTCTTAGTTACTGTCAGGAAGCCCGTGTAAGGCATATGCCCATCTTGAGAGTAAAAAAGTTGACGTCAATGTGAAGTAACCTTGAGAATAAACAAAGTTAGGATCCGAGACCGAGATTAAGAGGATGTCGAGATTAATGCTGAGAGAGGGTGTCGACAACCGAGGTTGGGACAGAGATGATGTAGGCGATTGAAGTCGAGATTGAGAGATGGTGTTAGGACCTGGGTCTTAGCTAGGGTAGATGTTGGGATTGGGAGCTGAGACAAAAATGATGTCGGAGATTGAAGTCAAGACTAAGAGATGGtatttgttgggaccgattatgtagctagagagggggggtgaatagctcggcgcgatctcgtgctc encodes the following:
- the LOC122041113 gene encoding glucose-6-phosphate 1-dehydrogenase, chloroplastic-like, producing the protein MALSAARCPSSSATAAAAADSLRSSGRLRPVPRRVLVGRVASASANRWKLRVTCKQDASSVPVPTAKETPSKAVENGGVSALPSQEYGHVVSPDPSDGEPTVSITVVGASGDLAKKKIFPALFALYYEDCLPKHFTIFGYARSKMTDAELRTMVSRTLTCRIDKRENCNEKMEQFLKRCFYHSGQYDLEENFAELDKKLKEHEAGRVSNRLFYLSIPPNIFIDVAKSASRSASSKNGWTRVIVEKPFGRDSESSAALTSGLKQYLDEDQIFRIDHYLGKELVENLSVLRFSNLIFEPLWSRQYIRNVQLIFSEDFGTEGRGGYFDHYGIIRDIMQNHLLQILALFAMETPVSLDAEDIRNEKVKVLRSMRPLQLEDVVIGQYKSHTKGGVTHPGYTDDKTVPKGSLTPTFAAAALFIDNPRWDGVPFLMKAGKALHTKGAEIRVQFRHVPGNLYKRSFGSDIDRATNELVIRVQPDEAIYLKINNKVPGLEMRLDRSNLNLLYSSRYSKEIPDAYERLLLDAIEGERRLFIRSDELNAAWELFTPLLKELEEKKIAPELYPYGSRGPVGAHYLAAKYNVRWGDLGASESV